A genome region from Streptomyces sp. SAI-135 includes the following:
- a CDS encoding DUF692 family multinuclear iron-containing protein: protein MNLPDLGVGVIYLPGLESLIKAGDELLDVVEIEPQTSWFIGDSGYRASVDFIRLVESMPQRKLVHGVGFPIGGTCPPDPKALLPFARTVRRLASPWCSEHLSFNRVINEGSESATLFLLPPIQSAESVEVAVSNIRSIQGILPSPFAFETGVNYLQPHPRELSDGSFFAAIAEGADCGILVDLHNLWCNEKNGRQSVWGVLDELPLERVWEVHLAGGQEVDGYWMDAHSGPVPDALLELASDIIPTLPNVHAIVFEIIPEYLTSGQARIADILTTLERIRGMWEDRTIRMPARIQCTALDASSMVKMPDNNPPNPRDWELALARAVLYGDDADPLGAWICSDPGTQVISKVIGQARAGTVADAMRYTFRLVLLSRGEERLRDLLTSFWRGTPPQLFGARESAAFGNHLLEQAADIPYLQETVALELSLHRAQCEGVEQRVQIGCNPIELLTVLGEGRLPQIELTGTYEVIIPPP from the coding sequence GTGAATCTGCCCGATCTTGGTGTTGGTGTGATTTATTTGCCGGGCCTCGAATCGCTGATCAAGGCAGGCGACGAACTCCTCGATGTGGTGGAGATCGAACCGCAAACGTCCTGGTTTATCGGCGATTCAGGCTATCGCGCGTCGGTCGACTTTATTCGACTCGTGGAGTCTATGCCACAGCGCAAACTAGTGCATGGTGTAGGTTTCCCCATCGGCGGCACATGTCCCCCAGACCCAAAGGCACTGCTCCCATTCGCCAGGACTGTGCGCAGGTTGGCGTCACCCTGGTGTAGTGAGCACCTAAGCTTCAATCGAGTAATCAACGAGGGCAGCGAAAGCGCCACTCTATTTCTTCTGCCGCCGATCCAGAGCGCAGAATCCGTCGAGGTAGCGGTTTCGAATATTCGGTCCATACAGGGCATCCTGCCCTCCCCATTCGCGTTCGAGACTGGCGTTAACTACCTCCAGCCGCACCCCAGGGAACTTTCGGACGGATCTTTCTTTGCGGCAATTGCAGAAGGGGCCGATTGTGGAATTCTTGTGGATTTGCATAACCTCTGGTGCAATGAAAAGAACGGGCGGCAAAGCGTTTGGGGTGTCCTGGATGAGCTTCCGTTAGAACGAGTATGGGAAGTTCACTTGGCTGGCGGGCAAGAGGTTGATGGTTACTGGATGGATGCCCATTCGGGTCCGGTGCCGGATGCCCTGTTAGAACTCGCTTCCGATATCATCCCGACGCTCCCCAACGTGCATGCGATAGTATTTGAAATTATCCCCGAATACCTGACATCCGGACAGGCCCGTATTGCGGATATACTCACCACTCTAGAGCGTATCCGTGGAATGTGGGAGGATAGAACGATCCGCATGCCCGCGAGGATTCAATGCACGGCATTAGATGCATCGTCAATGGTTAAAATGCCTGACAACAACCCGCCGAATCCGCGCGACTGGGAATTGGCCCTTGCAAGGGCTGTTCTGTATGGAGATGATGCTGATCCCTTGGGTGCATGGATTTGCTCCGATCCTGGAACTCAAGTAATCAGCAAGGTGATCGGTCAAGCCAGGGCCGGCACCGTGGCTGATGCAATGCGTTACACATTTAGGCTAGTTTTACTAAGCCGTGGAGAAGAAAGACTGAGGGATCTACTCACCTCTTTCTGGCGAGGCACTCCTCCGCAACTATTTGGCGCTCGGGAGTCGGCAGCGTTCGGCAATCATCTTTTGGAACAGGCCGCCGATATTCCGTACCTGCAAGAAACTGTCGCCCTTGAGTTATCGCTTCATCGGGCGCAGTGTGAAGGAGTTGAACAGCGTGTACAAATCGGCTGCAACCCCATTGAATTGCTCACCGTGCTTGGTGAAGGACGCCTCCCACAGATCGAACTGACCGGCACCTACGAGGTCATAATTCCTCCACCTTGA
- a CDS encoding helix-turn-helix domain-containing protein, producing the protein MSGIGPGELFLADCPARLTVELIADKWTAVVLYGLSEGPVRHGDLAEMIGGISRKMLTQTLRRLESHGLICRHAYAEAPPRVEYELTPLGATLLDPIHQLTEWARANGDAVLDALDADTEPVTSGD; encoded by the coding sequence ATGAGCGGTATCGGTCCTGGTGAATTGTTTCTTGCCGACTGCCCGGCCCGTCTGACGGTCGAGCTCATCGCCGACAAGTGGACGGCGGTCGTGCTCTACGGCCTCAGCGAGGGCCCGGTGCGCCATGGTGATCTGGCCGAGATGATCGGCGGCATCTCCCGCAAGATGCTCACCCAGACCCTCCGACGGCTCGAGTCCCACGGGCTGATCTGCCGCCACGCCTACGCCGAGGCGCCGCCCCGCGTCGAGTACGAGCTCACCCCGCTCGGAGCGACACTGCTCGACCCGATCCACCAGCTCACCGAGTGGGCGAGGGCGAACGGCGACGCGGTGCTCGACGCGCTCGACGCCGACACCGAGCCGGTCACCAGCGGCGACTGA